In one Molothrus aeneus isolate 106 chromosome 8, BPBGC_Maene_1.0, whole genome shotgun sequence genomic region, the following are encoded:
- the CUTC gene encoding copper homeostasis protein cutC homolog, producing MDDGFLMEVCVDSVESAVNAERGGAGRIELCAGLVEGGTTPSMGLLQVVKQCVRVPVFVMIRPRGGDFLYSDREVEVMKADIRLAKLHGADGLVFGALTEDGRIDTELCTALLAVCRPLPVTFHRAFDMVHDPLVALETLISLGFERVLTSGCDSSALEGLSLIKRLAEQAKGRIVVVPGGGITERNLQRILEGSTASEFHCSARSARDSGMKFRNPNVAMGASFSAPEYSIKVADVAKVRTLNAIAKNIL from the exons ATGGACGATGGCTTCCTCATGGAGGTGTGCGTGGACTCGGTGGAGTCCGCCGTCAACGCGGAGCGCGGAG GTGCCGGGCGGATCGAGCTGTGCGCGGGCCTCGTGGAAGGAGGGACCACCCCGAGCATGG ggctgctgcaggtggtGAAGCAGTGCGTGCGGGTCCCGGTGTTCGTCATGATCCGGCCCCGCGGCGGGGATTTCCTCTACTCGGACCGGGAGGTGGAGGTGATGAAGGCCGACATCCGCCTGGCCAAGCTGCACGGCGCTGACGGGCTCGTGTTCGGGGCCCTCACCGAGGACGGGCGCATCGACACCGAGCTCTGCACGGCGCTGCTGG CCGTGTGCCGTCCCCTGCCCGTCACGTTTCACCGCG CCTTTGACATGGTGCATGACCCGCTGGTGGCACTGGAGACCCTGATTTCCCTGGGCTTTGAGAGGGTGCTGACAAGTGGCTGTGACAGCTCAGCACTGGAAGGATTGTCCTTGATTAAGAGGCTTGCAGAACAG GCAAAGGGCAGAATTGTGGTGGTGCCAG GAGGTGGCATCACGGAGCGCAACCTGCAGAGGATTCTGGAAGGCTCCACTGCTTCTGAGTTTCACTGCTCTGCTCGCTCAGCTCGGGACTCAGGGATGAAGTTCAG AAACCCGAACGTTGCCATGGGAGCGTCCTTCTCTGCCCCCGAGTACTCCATAAAGGTGGCAGACGTGGCCAAAGTGAGGACCCTGAACGCCATTGCCAAGAACATTCTGTAG
- the ABCC2 gene encoding ATP-binding cassette sub-family C member 2, translated as MSAALEKFCGSVFWNDSYLARPDADLPVCFQQTVLVWIPLGFFWILAPWQLLPMCKSRAKKSSVTKLYIIKQVLAALLVLTAVAGLALAFVDAEQGAVPAVQYTNPSLYIATWMMVLLVQDARRSCLRRDSGVLFCFWTLSLLCGILPFQSLVRRALQEPISDLPQFILFFISYGLQLLLFLVSGFSDIAPETKEIGKKNPQATASFLSSITFEWYTSMVFKGYRKPLEIEDVWELKDKDKTKALYTAFEKNMKTAMQKARAELEKRKRKKRRQEGDPDHGNSMSKAQSQDILVLEEKQPKKKKKKGDNEDSGLPKDYPRGWLMKTLGKTFQQNLLLAVAFKVVHDALVFVSPQLLKLLIAFVSDEDAFAWQGYLYAILLFLTAVIQSLCLQQHFSLCFQLGINVRASLIAAIYKKSLTMSGATRKESTVGETVNLMSADAQRFMDLANFIHQLWSSPLQIILSIVFLWGELGPSVLAGIATLLLLLPINAFLVAKAKTIQESNMKNKDERMKIMTEILNGIKILKLFAWEPSFEKRVNEIRARELKNLVNFGYLQSVSIFAFTCAPFLVSLASFAVYVLVDENNILDAQKAFTAISLFNVLRFPMATLPMVISALVQVNVSTVRLERYLSGEDLDTSAIHHNPIAGSAVRFSEATFAWEQDGNAAIRDVTLDITPGSLVAVVGAVGSGKSSLVSAMLGEMENIKGHINIQGSLAYVPQQAWIQNATLKDNIIFGSEVDEARYQQVLKACALLPDLELLPAGDQTEIGEKGINLSGGQKQRVSLARAVYSDADIYVLDDPLSAVDAHVGKYLFEHVLGPKGLLQKKTRILVTHSISFLPQVDNIVVLAAGAVSEYGSYSTLLANKGAFSQFLNLYGNQEEDVSEENTAAVALAGDEEEADEAVDPCMEERTEDVVTMTLKREASIHRRKLSRSLSKRSTSSQKKAQEEPPKKLKGQQLIEKEAVETGRVKFSMYLRYLHAVGLCFTFWIVMGYVGQYVAYVGSNLWLSDWTDDSVRYQNQSYPTQLRDLRIGVFGALGLSQAVFLLFATMLSAQGAMRASRVMHQQLLSNILRAPMSFFDTTPVGRIINRFAKDIFTVDETIPMSFRSWISCFMAIISTLIVICLATPFFAVVIIPLSIFYYFVLRFYVSTSRQLRRLDSVTRSPIYSHFGETVSGLSVIRAYGHQERFLKQNEITMDINQKSVYSWIISNRWLAIRLEFVGSLVVFFSALLAVIAKGTLEGGIVGLSVSSALNVTQTLNWLVRTSSELETNIVAVERVHEYVTVKNEAPWVTKKRPPRGWPSRGEIQFIDYKVRYRPELDLVLQGITCNIGSTEKVGVVGRTGAGKSSLTNCLFRLLEAAGGKIIIDDVDIATIGLHDLRNNLTIIPQDPVLFTGTLRMNLDPFDQYSDEEVWKALELAHLKTYVQGLPERLLHHVSEAGENLSVGQRQLVCLARALLRKAKILILDEATAAVDLETDHLIQTTIRSAFADCTVLTIAHRLHTIMDSNRVMVLQAGQIVEFDSPKELLMKQGIFSAMAKDAGITAAETTAL; from the exons ATGTCAGCGGCCCTGGAGAAGTTCTGTGGCTCTGTCTTCTGG AATGATTCCTATCTTGCTCGTCCGGATGCCGACCTGCCGGTGTGCTTCCAGCAGACTGTGCTGGTCTGGATCCCCCTCGGCTTCTTCTGGATTTTGGCCccatggcagctcctgcccatgTGCAAATCCAGAGCCAAGAAATCCTCTGTGACCAAACTCTACATCATCAAACAG gtgctggctgctctgctggtgctgACGGCGGTGGCGGGGCTGGCGCTGGCATTTGTAGATGCGGAGCAGGGCGCTGTGCCAGCCGTGCAGTACACCAACCCCAGCCTGTACATCGCCACCTGG ATGATGGTCCTGCTGGTGCAGGATGCACGGCGCTCCTGCTTGCGCAGAGATTCGGGGGTGCTTTTCTGCTTCTGGACACTCTCCCTTCTCTGTGGGATTCTGCCATTCCAGTCGCTCGTCCGGAGAGCCCTGCAG GAACCAATCTCTGACCTGCCACAGTTTATCCTTTTCTTCATCTCCTAtgggctccagctgctgctcttccttgtCTCAGGCTTCTCAGATATTGCGccagaaacaaaggaaattgGGAAGAAG AACCCACAGGCGACAGCCTCCTTCCTGAGCTCCATCACCTTTGAATGGTACACCAG CATGGTTTTCAAGGGCTATCGCAAGCCTTTGGAGATAGAGGATGTCTGGGAATTGAAAGATAAAGACAAGACAAAGGCTCTTTACACTGCTTTTGAGAAGAACATGAAGACTGCAATGCAGAAGGCCAGAGCAGAACTGGAGAAACGGAAACGCAAGAAGAGGCGCCAGGAGGGTGACCCAGACCATGGGAACAGCATGAGCAAGGCCCAGAGCCAAGACATCCTGGTGCTG gaggagaagcagccaaagaagaagaagaagaagggagaCAATGAGGACTCAGGCCTTCCCAAGGATTACCCCAGGGGCTGGTTGATGAAAACCTTGGGCAAGACCTTCCAGCAGAATCTCCTGCTAGCAGTGGCATTCAAGGTGGTGCATGATGCCCTTGTGTTTGTCAGCCCCCAGCTGCTGAA gctgctgattGCCTTTGTGTCAGATGAGGATGCCTTTGCCTGGCAAGGCTATCTGTATGCCATCCTGCTCTTCCTGACAGCAGTGATCCagtccctctgcctgcagcagcacttcagCTTGTGCTTCCAGCTTGGCATCAATGTGCGAGCCAGTCTCATCGCTGCCATCTACAAGAAG TCGCTCACCATGTCCGGAGCCACCCGCAAGGAGTCCACGGTGGGAGAGACTGTCAATCTGATGTCAGCTGATGCCCAGAGGTTCATGGACTTGGCCAACTTTATTCACCAGCTGTGGTCATCCCCCCTGCAAATCATCCTTTCCATTGTCTTCctctggggagagctgggccCCTCTGTCTTGGCTGGCATTGCAACCttgttgctgctgctccccataAACGCATTCCTGGTTGCCAAGGCCAAAACCATTCAG GAGAGTAACATGAAGAACAAGGATGAACGCATGAAAATAATGACTGAAATCCTCAATGGAATCAAG aTCCTGAAGCTTTTTGCCTGGGAGCCCTCCTTTGAGAAGCGAGTTAATGAGATTCGGGCTCGTGAGCTCAAGAACTTGGTGAACTTTGGTTACCTGCAGTCAGTCTCTATCTTTGCCTTCACATGTGCTCCTTTCCTG GTCTccttggcaagctttgctgtcTACGTGCTTGTGGATGAGAACAACATCTTGGATGCACAGAAGGCCTTCACTGCCATCTCCCTTTTCAATGTGCTGCGCTTCCCCATGGCCACGCTGCCCATGGTCATCTCTGCCCTGGTGCAG GTCAATGTGTCAACTGTGAGGCTGGAGCGCTACCTGAGTGGAGAAGACCTGGACACCTCAGCTATCCACCACAACCCCATTGCAGGCAG tgctgtgcgTTTCTCAGAGGCCACCTTTGCCTGGGAGCAGGACGGCAACGCTGCCATAAGAGA TGTCACCTTGGACATCACACCTGGGAGCCTGGTGGCTGTGGTGGGGGCTGTGGGCTCAGGCAAATCTTCACTGGTGTCAGCCATGCTCGGGGAGATGGAGAATATCAAGGGACACATCAACATCCAG GGCTCCCTAGCCTATGTCCCCCAGCAGGCCTGGATTCAGAATGCCACACTGAAAGACAACATCATTTTTGGGTCGGAAGTGGATGAAGCCAGGTATCAGCAGGTTCTCAAGGCCTGTGCCCTCCTTCCAGACCTGGAATTGCTGCCTGCAGGTGACCAGACAGAGATTGGAGAGAAG gGAATCAACCTGAGCGGGGGCCAGAAGCAGCGGGTGAGCCTGGCGCGGGCGGTGTACAGCGACGCAGACATCTACGTCCTGGATGATCCGCTCTCGGCCGTGGATGCCCACGTAGGCAAGTACCTCTTCGAGCACGTGCTGGGGCCAAAAGGGCTGCTGCAAAAGAAG ACACGGATCTTGGTGACGCACAGTATCAGTTTCCTGCCCCAGGTCGATAACATtgtggtgctggcagcaggagcagtgtctGAGTATGGCTCCTACAGCACCCTGCTTGCAAACAAGGGGGCCTTTTCCCAGTTCCTGAACTTGTATGGAAATCAGGAGGAGGATGTTTCAGAGGAAAATACTGCAG CTGTTGCTCTAGCTGGGGATGAAGAGGAGGCTGATGAAGCTGTGGATCCTTGCATGGAGGAGCGCACTGAAGACGTGGTGACAATGACCCTGAAGCGAGAGGCCAGCATCCATCGGAGAAAATTGAGTCGCAG ccttAGTAAAAGGAGCACCAGTTCCCAGAAGAAGGCCCAGGAGGAGCCCCCGAAGAAGCTGAAGGGACAGCAACTGATCGAGAAGGAAGCTGTGGAAACCGGCAGG GTGAAGTTCTCCATGTACCTGCGGTACCTGCATGCTGTTGGCTTGTGCTTTACCTTCTGGATTGTCATGGGCTACGTTGGACAATACGTGGCCTACGTGGGGAGCAACCTGTGGCTCAGTGACTGGACCGACGACTCTGTGCGCTACCAGAACCAGAGCTACCCCACGCAGCTGCGGGACCTGCGCATCGGTGTCTTTGGGGCACTGGGGCTCTCACAAG CTGTCTTCCTGCTCTTTGCAACCATGCTGTCTGCCCAGGGCGCCATGCGAGCCTCCCGTGTcatgcaccagcagctgctcagcaacATCCTGCGCGCGCCCATGAGCTTCTTCGACACCACCCCGGTGGGCCGCATCATCAATCGCTTTGCCAAG GACATCTTCACGGTAGATGAGACCATTCCCATGTCCTTCCGCAGCTGGATCTCCTGTTTCATGGCCATCATTAGCACACTGATTGTGATCTGCCTGGCCACTCCCTTCTTCGCTGTTGTTATCATTCCCTTGAGCATCTTCTACTATTTTGTGCTG CGCTTCTACGTGTCCACGTCACGCCAGCTGAGGCGTCTGGACTCTGTCACCAGGTCTCCCATCTACTCCCACTTTGGTGAGACAGTGTCAGGCCTTTCCGTGATCCGGGCCTATGGACACCAAGAACGATTCCTGAAGCAAAATGAGATCACCATGGACATAAATCAGAAAAGTGTTTATTCCTGGATAATATCGAATAG GTGGCTGGCCATCCGTCTGGAGTTCGTTGGGAGCCTGGTGGTTTTCTTCTCTGCACTCCTGGCAGTGATTGCAAAGGGCACTTTGGAGGGCGGCATCGTGGGTCTTTCTGTCTCCTCTGCTCTCAAT GTGACCCAGACACTGAACTGGCTGGTGAGGACATCTTCGGAGCTGGAGACCAACATTGTGGCTGTGGAGCGGGTCCATGAGTATGTGACCGTGAAGAATGAG GCTCCATGGGTGACAAAAAAGCGTCCACCACGTGGCTGGCCCAGCAGAGGCGAGATCCAGTTCATTGACTACAAAGTTCGCTACCGACCTGAACTGGACCTGGTTCTTCAGGGGATCACCTGTAACATTGGGAGCACTGAGAAG GTTGGGGTTGTGGGCCGGACTGGGGCTGGAAAATCCTCCCTCACCAACTGCCTGTTCCGGTTGCTGGAGGCGGCTGGAGGGAAGATCATCATCGATGACGTGGACATAGCAACAATTGGCCTCCACGACCTGCGCAACAACCTCACCATCATCCCCCAG gacCCCGTGCTCTTCACTGGAACCCTGCGGATGAACCTGGACCCCTTTGACCAGTACTCAGACGAGGAGGTCTGgaaggccctggagctggcTCACCTGAAGACTTATGTGCAAGGCCTTCCCGAGAGGCTGCTGCATCACGTGAGCGAGGCAGGGGAGAACTTGAG TGTTGGACAGAGGCAGCTGGTGTGCCTGGCCCGGGCCCTTCTCCGCAAAGCCAAGATCCTCATCCTGGATGAAGCAACAGCAGCCGTAGATCTGGAAACGGATCATTTAATCCAGACAACAATCCGGAGTGCGTTTGCTGACTGCACTGTCCTTACTATCGCCCATCGCCTCCACACCATCATGGACAGCAACAG GGTGATGGTGCTGCAAGCTGGGCAGATTGTGGAATTCGACAGCCCCAAGGAGCTGCTCATGAAGCAGGGCATCTTCTCTGCGATGGCAAAGGACGCCGGCATCACTGCTGCAGAAACCACGGCTCTGTAG
- the COX15 gene encoding heme A synthase COX15, which produces MLRAARGGAWRLLRGGPTPPPPTHGRLPPPLCLPRRLLQQAPQPAAPPPPPPAVGRWLLVCSGAVAGAVVLGGVTRLTESGLSMVDWHLVKEMKPPRTQQEWEAEFQKYQQFPEFKILNHDMTLPEFKFIWYMEYSHRMWGRAVGLAYLLPAAYFWHRGCLSPPLKGRVLALCALVCFQGLLGWYMVKSGLEEKPDSYDIPRVSQYRLAAHLGSALVLYSASLWTGLSLLLPQHKLPETKQLLRLRQYAHGTTALIFLTALSGAFVAGLDAGLVYNSFPKMGERWIPDDLLAFSPVLRNIFENPTTVQFDHRILGIASITAVTALYFFSRKIPLPRRTRMAVTSLLAVACMQVGLGISTLLLYVPTPLAATHQSGSLALLSMALWLMSELRRVPK; this is translated from the exons ATGCTGCGAGCGGCGCGCGGCGGGGCCTGGCGGCTGCTGCGGGGGGGACCCACACCGCCACCGCCGACACACGGCCGCCTGCCCCCGCCGCTCTGCCTCCCGCGCCGCCTGCTGCAGCAGGCGCCCCAGCCCGCCGCGCCAccaccgccgccgcccgccgtgGGGCGATGGCTGCTGGTCTGCAGCGGCGCCGTGGCCGGTGCCGTGGTGCTGGGCGGCGTTACCAG gctgaCAGAATCAGGCCTTTCTATGGTCGACTGGCACCTGGTGAAGGAGATGAAACCCCCCCGAACGCAGCAGGAGTGGGAAGCCGAGTTCCAGAAGTACCAGCAGTTCCCAGAGTTTAAAAT CCTGAACCACGACATGACGCTGCCAGAGTTCAAGTTCATCTGGTACATGGAGTACTCTCACCGCATGTGGGGCCGTGCCGTGGGCCTGGCCTACCTGCTGCCTGCCGCCTACTTCTGGCACCGCGGCTGCCTCAGCCCGCCCCTCAAGGGCCGTGTGCTGGCACTCTGCGCGCTTGTCTGCTTCCAG GGGCTGCTGGGATGGTACATGGTGAAGAGTGGTCTGGAAGAGAAGCCAGACTCGTACGACATCCCCCGGGTCAGTCAGTACCGTCTGGCAGCACACCTGGGCTCGGCACTGGTCCTGTACTCTGCCAGCCTGTGGACAGGGCTGtctctgctgcttccacaacACAAG ttgcCAGAAACCAAACAGCTCCTTCGCTTGAGACAATATGCTCACGGCACTACAGCTCTCATTTTTCTTACTGCTCTTTCAG GTGCCtttgtggcagggctggatgctgGCCTTGTGTACAATTCCTTCCCCAAAATGGGGGAGCGCTGGATCCCAGATGATCTCCTTGCCTTCTCCCCCGTGCTGAGAAATATCTTTGAGAATCCTACAACTGTCCAGTTTGATCACAGGATCTTG GGAATTGCCTCCATCACAGCTGTCACAGCGCTGTACTTCTTCTCGAGGAAGATCCCACTGCCTCGAAGGACCAGGATGGCTGTGACTTCCTTACTGGCTGTAGCTTGCATGCAG GTGGGCCTGGGCATCAGCACCCTGCTGCT